The genomic DNA CACCAAAAGGCAACTGAAAGATAGAATGCTGCTGATCAGAAGTGATGGCCGATGTAGAACTTACCGGCAACGTCTGACGGTCGATATACTTATTGTTGGTATGATAAGAGATAAATGCACCTACCGAGAAATTAGGAATTACATAATAACCGGCTTCCGCATGTGCTCCCCAACCACTTGTCTTGTCTGAGAAATCCTGGCTGAACGGAGAATTAATCTGCCAGTCAACATTAAAATACATGTTCTTTACAACCTGGGCACCAGCCAGGGAAGGTATCGCTAAACAGGCAACAAGTAAAGCGATTAATTTTATTGATTTATATATCTTTTTCATAAGACTCATATTTATCTTTTAATTCGCGTTTAATTATTTTTTCAGGTACGGTGACTGTACAAAAGCCTGCTCAATAGCACGAGTAGAAAGTTCGATATTTACCTTGTCGGAACCGGACAGCAAGCCAGTCATGTAAGCAGTCCAGAGAACCGGAAGTTTAGCATCTGCAGATTTTGGCAGCGGAGCTTTCAAATTGACCAGTTCAACCAATAAAGAACCTACGCTATAGCTGTATACAACAGGATACGGATAATACCATCCATTCCATGCGCCAGTCCAGTTACCCCAGTAGCCATACCACCAGTTATATCCCGGATACCCCCACCACCAGTAAGGATTGTCATGATAGTTTGTAAAGTAATTTACATTTTTCACAAAAGAAACCTGCAAACCCAAATCCGCAGATTCTTTATCCGATGCACGTGTGTAACCACGGCCTTCCATGCCACTAACCAAAGTAGAGACGATATCGTCAGCTTCTGTTGCACTCCAGAATTCCGGTTTTTCACTGCTACCGATAACCATTACACTATCAGGGATGTAGAAAGTTGTAAAGGATTCGAAATTAGCATCCTTGTTGTGATCAGTGAATACTACGAAATCATCGCTTAGTTTTGACATGTCTGGATCCTTCTGGCAAGACGCCAGTAAAAGAACCAATAAGAAAAAAGGAAGAATCTTTTTCATCTCATTCAACGTTTAAAACAGTTTATACTATTATTTATGCACTTATATATAAGTTACTATTTAAACAACATGAACTAAAAAAGGTTTGCATTCTCCCTTTTCAAGAGTGTTAATTAACTTGTCTGAAGATTTTAGAACGGTTATAAACGACTGTTAATGAACACAGCAATCTCGTGTATTATCCAGTGATAAGGCCGTCCATTCTTAGTGGACAGTAGTGCATCGGGGTATATTTTAATCCATCTGTTTCCTGTTCTTCAGAAGTCTTTGAAAAGCCTAAACTTTCATAGAACTTCACAGCGTATGACGATGAATTGACAGTTATCTGCATTTGAAGCTGATCGGCATAGACAGAATCAAACATTTCACCTATTACTTCAATAAGTTTTTGATTTTCAATAAAATTTTGCCCATACTTCAACCAACGATTTGCAAAACTTTTGAATTTATTTCATTTGCTCAGATTCTTTGCCATCCAAAAATTGGTGAGAGAAAGCTGATTTGCTCTCCGTTTTTGTTCTTCCGTTACTATATACCCCCTTTGTTCAAAGAATGGACGGGCTGTTAAACTTACTTCTGATGTAATCCGTATGATTCCTGTTGCAGTTGCATACCGTTCTATTTCATTTAGAAGTATCGTAGCAATACCTTTACCTTGAAAATCTTTATGAACAAACATAGAATGCAAATAACCTTGTTGGGTAATGGATGCAAAGCCGACAACCTGTAACTGTTGATTAGTTGCTACAATGAAAAAATGCGTTCTAATCATTTCTTTTATATGGGAGATATCGTTTCCGCACGATGCCCAATCTTCCACTTCTGCTTTTGAATAATCACGCCTGTTTATATTGAGGACTGTATCTTGAAATAAGTCTTTGAGCTCAAGGACATCAGCAGGTTGGGCAATTCTAATTGTAAAATCTGTATTCATATTCTTAACACTCATATTATCTATGGCAAGGCTTTATATACTTGATAATTGCTATTTATCAATAGTTATCAAACACTACAATACAAATATATGGACATTTCTCAGATAAACATGTTTTATTACCGGTTTATGTTTAAGTAGATGTGTTTATCGTCAAAAAAAGGGATGCCCGGCTTTCGGACATCCCTTTCTTGATTCTGCTTTCTATTATTTCTTATCGCAAAGTTCCTTGCTGTGCTTCCTGTACCATTTTTGAGTTGGGAAGGATAAGGATTTCTACTCGGCGGTTCAAAGCACGTCCCTCAGGAGTGCTGTTATCGGCAACCGGTTCATGTACTCCCTTGCCTTCATAAGTCATGCGCTTACTGCTCACACCTTGGTCTTCCATCAGATAATCGAATACGCTCTTTGCACGTTTTTCTGACAACGTCTGATTATAATCAACTTTTCCTGTATTATCCGTATGTCCTATGATTTTTATGTCCGTATCCGGATTTGCATTCAAACTGGCAGCCAAGTCACGCAACGCACTCTTGGAAGCGGCACTGACAGTGCTTGAATTGGTTGCGAACAAGATACCCGAATCAAACGTAACCTTCAGTGCCTCGCCATTATTAATGGTTTCGACAGTCGTTTCTTCCGGCAACGTAGCTTCCAATTCCTTCTTCTGTTTGTCCATCTTTTTACCGATTAGGGCACCTGCAGTACCGCCCACGGCAGCACCGATTATCGAACCCAATGCAGTATTACCAGCCAAAGCACCGACTCCGGCACCTACAGCCGCACCTCCGCCGACTCCGATAGCCGTACCTTTAGCGGTATTATTCCATGTTCCACAACTCGTAAAAACGACTGCCATACAAAGCAGTAAAACTGATAACAACTTAAAATTTCTCATCTTCTTATTCTTTTATAAACTATATTGTAACTATACAACAGTCTATTAATCGAACATGTTGATGGAATCGCAATATTCAAGTTCTCCCTGTACAATAAAAGTGATGTCTTCAGGTGAGAACTTGCCTACACCGTCTTTTTGCGCATTCTTTACAACAAACCCGATCAATTCATCTTCATCAATATCAATTTCAGCATTGTCATCGGAATTTTCATCAAGGAAACCCTTCGACTCATAAAATTCATAAATCAGATCCACAATATAATTAATATCGTCATTACTGAATTTTCCTTTCAATTCCTGGGGAAGATAGTTCTGGATAAATGCTACAGAATCATCTTCATCATAAATTAAATCATCTTTGTCACTCATATCTTTTTAATTTTTGGTTGATAGATGCTACAAACATAAACAAAAATATTCGTTATCCATACAGGTACTCAAAAAAATCAATTCGAATCTTAAACAGGTTCCTAATGCATAGCTTTACGAGGACTAACCCTATGCATTAGCCTCCGTAACGCATAGGGTTAAGTTGAACCACCTTTTACCGCTTCTGCAAGCAATTATCACAACATCCGCATCGTGTCCCTTCCATACCGAAATATTCGGAAATAAACTCCTGACGGCAACCGTGAGTCTCAAGATATTCCGCCACCTTTTCAATTCGCATTTTGAAAGCAGCCAAACGATTTTCATAAGATGCAGTCGTAATGACAAGACGGTCCAAAGGGACGCGGATCATCTTAAAAGTGATCCGGGGTTCTTTTCGAGGAGGGACATAATAGAAGCCGACATTCCGCAGATACCCTAAGACTTTCGCCACCTCACGAGCTTCCAGCCCGGTTTTTCGCGCCAGCATATCGACACTGACGAAAACCCCGGTAGAAAAAAGACCTTCATAATTTCGTAAAACCTCAACAGCGACTTTGGCTGCCGGAGAATCGTCACTCAGGAAACGATCCATCATCCAACGAGGTTGGTCATACCGCAGATAAGGTTGTGAATTAGGATAGGGTTCAAAAGTAAGATAGTTCGACAAAGATAAAATTTCAAGAGAAGAACGTAAACGACCTTTATCGAAATGCCAATCTCTCAAAAATTCCGGTTCGTCGAGATAGACCGACACCCCTTCCCCATCACCTTCCGCGATCTGGAAACGGTTGCACAAAGCTTCATAAACCCGTTTGATATATTCGATTGTCGGGAAAGCATTGGAAGGACGCCTTTTTATATCCGTTATGTCCTGCGGTCCCAACAAAGCGACAGCGTAGGCCCGTTTCCCGTCACGACCAGCACGTCCCGCCTCTTGGTAATAAGCCTCCATCGAGTCAGGAAACTCCGTGTGGATCACCACACGCACGTCCCCTTTATCAATCCCCATTCCGAACGCGTTAGTGGCAACCAGCACACGCGTAAATCCTTTTACCCAATCGGCCTGCCGCTCTGTCTTCAGAACCGGGTCCAGGCCAGCATGGAAATATTCAGCAGAAATGCCCGCCGCCCGTAATTTTCCGGCATATTCTTCCACTCCTTTGCGGGTACGGCTGTAGATCACCGCGGAGCCGGGTACGGCAGATAAGATATGACAAATTTCCTTTAATTTATTGTCTGTCTTACGAACTACAAACGAAAGATTCTTCCGCTCGAAAGAGGTCTTGAATATCCTATATCCTTTGCGAAAATGGAGCTGCTCGCAGATATCGGCAACCACAGCTGCCGTGGCTGAAGCTGTTACGGCAATTACCTGAACATGCGGTATGGCATCGCGGATATCCGCAATCAAACGGTAATCCCTACGAAAATCGTTTCCCCATTGAGAGATACAGTGCGCCTCATCCACAACCAGCAAATTCACTTTGCTGGACAACGTCTTCAACTTCTCCTGAAACAGTTCGGAAGAAATACGTTCAGGAGAAATGTAAAGGAACTTATAATCTCCCAAGATACAATTATCCAGTTGTTGCAAAATCTCCCAATGCGGCATTTCGGAACTGATAAACGCCGACAGAATCCCTCGCTTTTGCAGGTTCTTCACCTGGTCCTTCATTAAAGCAACAAGCGGACTGATCACAAGGCAAATACCCGGATTCGCCAATGCAGGCACCTGGAAGGTAATGGATTTACCTCCTCCCGTCGGCATAAGCGCCAATGTATCATGCCCGGACAGAATACTGTCTATGACTTCTGCCTGTCCCGGCCGGAACCCGTCATAGCCCCAGTAGTGCTTCAGAACTTGTAATGGATGGTGCATATTCAAATGTTTTCACAAAGATAGAACATCCGGACCAACAAAAAAAGGCCTACTCCTTTTGGGAGCAGAGCCTTTCACATAAACATATATCAATCCAACCATCTTCGGTCAATTCTTGAAGACCAAACCGGCACCGTTGCTGTCGATTGTGATCGGGCGATCTTTGTTGATCTTTCCGCCCAACAACTCTTTGGACAGTTCGTTCAGGACATACTTCTGGATGACACGTTTTACAGGGCGGGCACCAAACTGCGGGTCGAACCCTTTGTCAGAAATAAATGTCAGAGCTGCATCCGTAAATTCCAGCGCAATCCCATTCTGAGCCAGCATCTTCTTCACACTATTCAGCTGAACAATCACGATCTTGCGGATCTCTTCTTCGTTGAGCGGAGTAAACATGATGATGTCATCGATACGGTTCAGGAACTCTGGGCGAATTGTCTTCTTCAGTAATTCCAACACCTGGACCTTCGTTTCATCGACAACCTTGTCGTGTGTTTCGGGAGTCATCTTCTCGAAGTTTTCACGAATCAAGGACGATCCCATGTTACTGGTCATAATAATGATCGTATTCTTGAAGTTGACGACACGTCCCTTATTGTCGGTCAGCCGTCCATCATCCAACACCTGCAAAAGGATATTGAATACATCCGGATGAGCCTTTTCGATTTCATCAAACAGGACGACCGAATAAGGTTTACGGCGGATCGCTTCCGTCAACTGGCCACCTTCATCATAGCCGACATATCCCGGAGGCGCACCAATCAGACGAGTCGCACTAAACTTTTCCTGATATTCACTCATATCGATACGAGTCATCATATTCTCGTCGTCGAACAGATATTCCGCCAACGCTTTAGCCAGCTCTGTCTTACCGACACCTGTCGTACCGAGGAAAATAAATGAACCGATCGGTCGTTTCGGGTCCTGTAATCCGGCACGGCTACGACGCACAGCATCAGCAATAGCACTGATGGCCTCCTCCTGCCCGATAACACGCGTGTGCAATTCAGATTCCAGATGGAGTAATTTTTCCTTTTCACTCTGCATCATCTTGCTGACAGGAATTCCCGTCCAACGAGATACCACATCGGCGATATCTTCACTGTCCACTTCCTCCTTGATCATGGCGGAAGCACCTTGCATCGTCTTCAGTTTCTCCTGGACTTCCCTGATCTCTTCCTCCTTTTGTTTGATCTTTCCGTAACGGATTTCGGCTACTTTACCGTAGTCGCCTTCACGTTCGGCCTTATCGGCTTCAAACTTCAGGTTTTCGATATCAATCTTATTCTGCTGAATCTTATTGATCTGCTCTTTTTCGCTTTGCCACTGAGCCTTCTGTTTCGTTTCTTCGTCCTTCAGGTCGGCAATTTCCTTATTGAGCTGTTCCAGCTTTCCTTTATCATTTTCACGCTTGATCGCTTCACGCTCGATTTCCAGTTGCTTGATACGGCGGGAAACCTCGTCGAGAGATTCCGGCACAGAGTCGATCTGCAAACGCAAACGGGCTGCTGCCTCATCCATCAGGTCGATCGCCTTATCGGGCAAGAACCGGTCAGTGATGTATCGTGTAGACAACTGGACGGCAGCAATGATGGCATCATCTTTGATACGGACCTTATGGTGGTTTTCATATTTTTCCTTCAAACCACGCAGGATGGAAATGGCATCCAATTCGTTCGGTTCGTCCACCATAACAATCTGGAAACGACGTTCGAGCGCCTTATCTTTCTCAAAATACTTCTGATATTCATCCAACGTCGTCGCACCGATCGAGCGCAATTCACCACGAGCCAAAGCAGGTTTCAGGATATTGGCGGCATCCATCGCACCTTCACCCTTACCGGCACCGACCAATGTATGGATCTCATCGATAAAAAGAATGATTTCCCCATCCGATTTAGTCACTTCACCCACTACAGCTTTCAAACGTTCTTCAAATTCGCCCTTATATTTGGCCCCGGCAACCAAAGCTCCCATATCCAAAGAGAAAATCTGTTTCGATTTCAAATTTTCCGGTACGTCACCCCGGACGATACGATGAGCAAGCCCCTCGGCAATCGCCGTCTTACCAACACCCGGTTCACCAATCAAAATCGGGTTGTTTTTCGTACGACGACTCAGGATCTGAAGTACACGGCGAATTTCGTCGTCACGACCGATCACCGGATCCAACTTGCCGCTACGGGCACGTTCGTTCAGATTGATCGCATATTTCCCCAGTGCATCATATGTGTCTTCGGCCGACTGGCTGGTTACTTTATTCCCTTTCCGCAATTCTTCAATCGCTTGGCGTAATTCATTCTCCGTCATACCGGCATCTTTCAGAATTTGAGAAGCAGTGCTCTTTTCCGTGAACAAGGCCAAAATAATCGGCTCCAAAGACACATACTGGTCTCCCATTTTGGATGAATAGCCGATTGCTTTCTGCAAAACAGTATTTGCTTCACTTGACAGGTAAGGTTCTCCGCCTGATACCTTCGGTAGCGAACTGATCTGCGCATCCAATACACGATTCAGATTCTGGATATTGACACCCAGTTTCTGGAAGATGAAATTGGTCACACTTTCACCCGTCATAATGACACCTTTCAGCAAATGTACGGCTTCGATCGCCTGCTGCCCATTCTGGGTAGCAAGTTGCACGGCCTGCTGAACTGCCTCCTGTGATTTAATTGTAAAATTGTTTAAATTCATATAGTTATGCTCCTTTCAATTCTATTTTTATTTCTAAATTCCACAGACATTCCTACAAAACAAGTACCAGAAACAAAATATGCCATTTTGTCATATATTTTAAAACTTCGCATTAAAAGAGCCTGTCGAACAGTCTCGTTTCACGCCGTTTTTTACATGTTTTCGGGAAAAGAACAAGGCGGCTGGGAAAAAGGTTTACTTTTACCTTGTCAAGACGGGACTTTTCTACTTATAGAATTTCAGAAATATAAATCTAAGAAATATCTTCGGCAATAGTGTATCCTAATTCCCGGTCATCATTCTTATCTTGGAAAAAATAGGCATTCCCTTCAGGAGATTCAATATAATAAAGGTTTGTATAAACAAAATCGGGATTGTCCCGTTTCAAGACCCTGGCCACATTATCAGGGACTTTCGTATCTAAACTGATTTCATACCTTGTCTCTTTCCAAAAATAATAATCAGTTTCAACCTCTCCTCTAAAAGAAACAAATTTAAGGGTGTCGTTATGAAGGACAAAATAATCATAATATCCTCCATTATTCTGATATCCTCTAATTTCAGAACCGTCATATTTCTTATAGATAAAGTCAAAATGAGCCTTCGGCAAATCAACAAACCAGGTAGAGTCATTCGGTGTCCATGTATATACAGCCAAGAACATCCCGTCATCATTCAGACAAACGTAATGTGTCATATCTTTAACATTTTTCCACTGATACAGGAAATGTAATGTATAAAGGCTTCTATCCATCCCCTCCCGCTCCGTTTTGTATATATTTTCAAATTGGGCAAAACGATACTTGGAATTTTCAAAAACAGTTTGTGCTTCAAGCGAAAGCTGGTTGAAATCAGCAATCTTCGTGCGAGTCATTTTCCAAATATCATCCACATACCAGATCGAAGCTTCATTTTGGTCTTTATCTATAACATTTATTTGAGAAAAATTCGAATATTCCTGATAATTCAGGATTTCCACAGAAGGATATCTTTTTGAGAGATCAGCCTTAATCATCTCCGGGATTTCATCTTCAATCAATTGCTCTTCCTTATCACACGCAGTAATGCATATGGATAACAGGCATGCCATGATATAGTAAAAAAAGGGAACTCGTTTCATATTCAAATGTATAAATAGGTTTTCATCAATAAAGAATATCGCAAATGTACAAAAAAAGAAATCCTACAATCATATTTTTTGATAAAATTCTTCAACAACTTCGACAAAAGCCTCTGGCAACCGTCTCAACACTTCGATTTTCCAATCTTCAGACATTCCATAAAAAGCTTCTGCTATCCCTCCCGTAATGCAGGCCAACGTGTCTGAATCGCCACCGAGAGAAATGACCAAACGAATTGCAGTTTCAAAATCCGTACTTTCCAAAAAAGCGACAATCGCCTCCGGGACAGTTCCCTGACAACTTGGGTTAAAGCAATAGTCCGGCCGGATCTCGTCACAGGAAAAATTCAAATCATATAAAAAAGTCGTTTCAATGTATTCCCGGATAGCTTGCTTGCTTTTTCCTGTACGAGCCAGATAGATGGCAGCAGCCACAGCTTGAGCCCCTTTGATCCCTTCCGGATGGTTATGGGAAACGGCAGCCGTTTCTTCAGCCACTTGCAATGTTTTTTCCAATGAACCAAAAGCCCACCCAACTGCGCTAACCCGCATAGCCGAACCATTCCCCCAACTGTTATAAGGCTGTGGATTCGTTTCACAAAGCCATTGCCCGAAACGTGCTCCATAGCCTCCCATCGGACACGGAAACTCCCTGCCATAACGATGCATAACTTGCACGAGATTCCCTCCATACAATAGCCAGTCAGTCACAGCGACCGTCATAATCGTGTCGTCCGTATAATTGCTTTTCCTGGTAAATAACGGAAAAACCGTTGTCTTTATATTATCAAACTCATATACGGAACCGATAATATCTCCGGCTATTGCTCCTATCATATTACTCTCATTTTTATTCGGACATAAAAATACAAAACAACCTTCTATATCCCAAACAGAAAGTGAAGTGACTTTCCAGCCTGAAACCTTCCGGCGGCATTACCCGCATAAATCTCTCTACCCGTGAGCGTCAACTTCTTCACCGGAGCTCCGGTTTTAAAATTCAAATCTTTGAAATTGATCCAAAAAATATCGGGGCTAAGCGTTGACTCGAAATAATACACTTTATTTTTTTGATCCGCTACCGTACGCCAGCGAGTCGAAGCAATATTGGGCTGTTCGGGGATAGAGATTCCCAAAGGAATCGAAACATTGCGCATCACACCAAAAACTCCGGCAACAACCTGCCTGAAATTATCGGTTTGCGGTAATGCCTGGATATAAAACGATGCACGGACAAAGCGATCAGAAGCACGGTTTGTCCCGGGTAGCATAACCAGACCGCCAATCTCTTTCCAGTAATCATTCAAAGTCAACTGTTTGTCATAGGTAGGGGAATTTGTCATTATCTGGCATTCTCGTCCCTCATGAATAATCAGATTGCCGTTGATATATTCAAAGATGGCACTATTCCCGGTCGCATCCGAAATCGAGAGGTGCAAAGTCGATTTTGCTCCGTTAGGTAAATCAGGGTCATCGATACGGAAAATTTCCAGGCTCAATTCATTCACAGCTTCGTCCACCGTCGCAAAATTATCCAAGACATATTGTGTCCAGATGCTCAATCCCATCACCGGACGACTATCATTCGGACGATGATAAGAGGATTCGGTCAAGAAAAGCAAGTTCGCCACCAGGCCTTTCTCATTCATACCGTCACAAACTCCGATATCATATCCGGCAGTCACGACACTCCCATATTTGGAAGTCCACGTCACCGTATTGTCCGTAATCCCTCCCCGTTTCTCCATTCCCCGAGGGAAAAGGTAAATATTCGATTGCGGATCCTCTTTCCAATCCATCGTCCGCCCTGTCACGATCATATCATCCGGTCCCAGATAGACCGCACGCGTACAAGCTTTGTTTTGCTCTGCAAAAAACATCATGCCTAAAGCTACCACTGAAAAGACGGCTAACTTATTTCTTTTTGCCATAACTATAATTTTAAATATGTCCAAACTATATTTATAACAGGGATATGAGAATGATAGTTCCAGTTGTTCAAAACAACTTGTAACAGAACAAAATCAACAATCCCTCCTTTTTGCACCATTTTTCTATTTCATCGAAAATTCCGATCCATACTGTTCTTACGTTTTGGCAAGATTAGGATGCCCTATTAATTCAATTTAGATAGGAAAGAGGTGTCATTTTGATGACTGTGCCGAAAGTTTCCTCCCTGTGAAAAAGGAGAAATTATATTTTGGTGAGGTTACCTCACTGAAAATATGTCAATAGAAGAAAATACA from Parabacteroides merdae ATCC 43184 includes the following:
- a CDS encoding porin family protein, with translation MKKIYKSIKLIALLVACLAIPSLAGAQVVKNMYFNVDWQINSPFSQDFSDKTSGWGAHAEAGYYVIPNFSVGAFISYHTNNKYIDRQTLPVSSTSAITSDQQHSIFQLPFGAAFRYNVAPESQFQPYAGVQLGASYSEMSTYMNVMKVYDRNWGFYVSPEIGMTMYFTPQKQIGLHVAAYYNYATNKGEVLSYSIDGLNNWGIRLGLAF
- a CDS encoding DUF4136 domain-containing protein, with the protein product MKKILPFFLLVLLLASCQKDPDMSKLSDDFVVFTDHNKDANFESFTTFYIPDSVMVIGSSEKPEFWSATEADDIVSTLVSGMEGRGYTRASDKESADLGLQVSFVKNVNYFTNYHDNPYWWWGYPGYNWWYGYWGNWTGAWNGWYYPYPVVYSYSVGSLLVELVNLKAPLPKSADAKLPVLWTAYMTGLLSGSDKVNIELSTRAIEQAFVQSPYLKK
- a CDS encoding GNAT family N-acetyltransferase → MFDSVYADQLQMQITVNSSSYAVKFYESLGFSKTSEEQETDGLKYTPMHYCPLRMDGLITG
- a CDS encoding GNAT family N-acetyltransferase, with protein sequence MNTDFTIRIAQPADVLELKDLFQDTVLNINRRDYSKAEVEDWASCGNDISHIKEMIRTHFFIVATNQQLQVVGFASITQQGYLHSMFVHKDFQGKGIATILLNEIERYATATGIIRITSEVSLTARPFFEQRGYIVTEEQKRRANQLSLTNFWMAKNLSK
- a CDS encoding OmpA family protein — encoded protein: MRNFKLLSVLLLCMAVVFTSCGTWNNTAKGTAIGVGGGAAVGAGVGALAGNTALGSIIGAAVGGTAGALIGKKMDKQKKELEATLPEETTVETINNGEALKVTFDSGILFATNSSTVSAASKSALRDLAASLNANPDTDIKIIGHTDNTGKVDYNQTLSEKRAKSVFDYLMEDQGVSSKRMTYEGKGVHEPVADNSTPEGRALNRRVEILILPNSKMVQEAQQGTLR
- a CDS encoding RecQ family ATP-dependent DNA helicase, encoding MHHPLQVLKHYWGYDGFRPGQAEVIDSILSGHDTLALMPTGGGKSITFQVPALANPGICLVISPLVALMKDQVKNLQKRGILSAFISSEMPHWEILQQLDNCILGDYKFLYISPERISSELFQEKLKTLSSKVNLLVVDEAHCISQWGNDFRRDYRLIADIRDAIPHVQVIAVTASATAAVVADICEQLHFRKGYRIFKTSFERKNLSFVVRKTDNKLKEICHILSAVPGSAVIYSRTRKGVEEYAGKLRAAGISAEYFHAGLDPVLKTERQADWVKGFTRVLVATNAFGMGIDKGDVRVVIHTEFPDSMEAYYQEAGRAGRDGKRAYAVALLGPQDITDIKRRPSNAFPTIEYIKRVYEALCNRFQIAEGDGEGVSVYLDEPEFLRDWHFDKGRLRSSLEILSLSNYLTFEPYPNSQPYLRYDQPRWMMDRFLSDDSPAAKVAVEVLRNYEGLFSTGVFVSVDMLARKTGLEAREVAKVLGYLRNVGFYYVPPRKEPRITFKMIRVPLDRLVITTASYENRLAAFKMRIEKVAEYLETHGCRQEFISEYFGMEGTRCGCCDNCLQKR
- the clpB gene encoding ATP-dependent chaperone ClpB; this encodes MNLNNFTIKSQEAVQQAVQLATQNGQQAIEAVHLLKGVIMTGESVTNFIFQKLGVNIQNLNRVLDAQISSLPKVSGGEPYLSSEANTVLQKAIGYSSKMGDQYVSLEPIILALFTEKSTASQILKDAGMTENELRQAIEELRKGNKVTSQSAEDTYDALGKYAINLNERARSGKLDPVIGRDDEIRRVLQILSRRTKNNPILIGEPGVGKTAIAEGLAHRIVRGDVPENLKSKQIFSLDMGALVAGAKYKGEFEERLKAVVGEVTKSDGEIILFIDEIHTLVGAGKGEGAMDAANILKPALARGELRSIGATTLDEYQKYFEKDKALERRFQIVMVDEPNELDAISILRGLKEKYENHHKVRIKDDAIIAAVQLSTRYITDRFLPDKAIDLMDEAAARLRLQIDSVPESLDEVSRRIKQLEIEREAIKRENDKGKLEQLNKEIADLKDEETKQKAQWQSEKEQINKIQQNKIDIENLKFEADKAEREGDYGKVAEIRYGKIKQKEEEIREVQEKLKTMQGASAMIKEEVDSEDIADVVSRWTGIPVSKMMQSEKEKLLHLESELHTRVIGQEEAISAIADAVRRSRAGLQDPKRPIGSFIFLGTTGVGKTELAKALAEYLFDDENMMTRIDMSEYQEKFSATRLIGAPPGYVGYDEGGQLTEAIRRKPYSVVLFDEIEKAHPDVFNILLQVLDDGRLTDNKGRVVNFKNTIIIMTSNMGSSLIRENFEKMTPETHDKVVDETKVQVLELLKKTIRPEFLNRIDDIIMFTPLNEEEIRKIVIVQLNSVKKMLAQNGIALEFTDAALTFISDKGFDPQFGARPVKRVIQKYVLNELSKELLGGKINKDRPITIDSNGAGLVFKN
- a CDS encoding ADP-ribosylglycohydrolase family protein encodes the protein MIGAIAGDIIGSVYEFDNIKTTVFPLFTRKSNYTDDTIMTVAVTDWLLYGGNLVQVMHRYGREFPCPMGGYGARFGQWLCETNPQPYNSWGNGSAMRVSAVGWAFGSLEKTLQVAEETAAVSHNHPEGIKGAQAVAAAIYLARTGKSKQAIREYIETTFLYDLNFSCDEIRPDYCFNPSCQGTVPEAIVAFLESTDFETAIRLVISLGGDSDTLACITGGIAEAFYGMSEDWKIEVLRRLPEAFVEVVEEFYQKI
- a CDS encoding linear amide C-N hydrolase — encoded protein: MAKRNKLAVFSVVALGMMFFAEQNKACTRAVYLGPDDMIVTGRTMDWKEDPQSNIYLFPRGMEKRGGITDNTVTWTSKYGSVVTAGYDIGVCDGMNEKGLVANLLFLTESSYHRPNDSRPVMGLSIWTQYVLDNFATVDEAVNELSLEIFRIDDPDLPNGAKSTLHLSISDATGNSAIFEYINGNLIIHEGRECQIMTNSPTYDKQLTLNDYWKEIGGLVMLPGTNRASDRFVRASFYIQALPQTDNFRQVVAGVFGVMRNVSIPLGISIPEQPNIASTRWRTVADQKNKVYYFESTLSPDIFWINFKDLNFKTGAPVKKLTLTGREIYAGNAAGRFQAGKSLHFLFGI